The window AggtataaggtaccagtcgactggtacccacaccagtcgactgataccaaggcACAGAACGAACGGAATGTCGACAGGCTGATTGGAgacaagtaccagtcgactggtgttggtaccagtcgactggtagacgaCCGTTACAAAATAGCGGCTCAAAATCTTATCAAATCTTTAGTGTCGTTGaagcccatcagtcgactgatatacataccagtcgactgatgtcgggaaaactataaaagcTACTGTCAGAACTTGAAGATAGACCACTGTTCAAAACTGGAAAAAGTACTCATCAAGTGATCTTCGAGTCTACAGATATTCACTCTCTTCCTCCTGATTCTTCTCTCcattcttgtaaagaggaagagaaaattgtgtaaaggtttctccaccttcgattgtgattcgtgaaggagaagtttatagtgaagcttgattgtgtgggtgtgtgtcttggattaatcacctcaaggaggtggagaccaagtaaacaaaggagttaacattgttctcttgttttcttgtattctctttatttccatttgcttccgctaacaagaTTGTAGGAAAAATCGAaaaaaggctattcaccccccctctagccaataGTAAAGGTCCTATCAAAATTAACCCAGAAATAGTTGAAAAATatgattcatcaagtccataaatacTATTGGTGCATTGGTTAACCCAAATAGCATAACAAGGAACTCATAGTGACCATAACGAGTTCTGAAAGCAGTCTTATGGACATCCTCATCCTTCACTTTCAACTAGTGGTAACCCgatctcaaatcaattttaataaatattgcCGCTCCTTGCAATTGGTCAAATTGGTCATTAACTCTTGGCAGTAGGTGTTTGTTCTTGATTGTAACTCGGTTTAACTCTCAGTAATCGATGCATAAGCGCATCGATCCATCATTCTTGTGATCAAATAATACCGATGCTCCCCATGATGACACACTCGTTACgataaagcctttgtcaagtagttCTTGCAGTTACTCTTTTAATTCCTTCATTTTCGTAGGTGCTAACCTGTACGGTGCGTTAGACTTCACGGTGATTCCTGGCACTATTGCAATCCCAAACTCCACCTCCCTCACTAGAGGTAGTCCACCATGTCATCTAGAAATACTTCAGGAAAATCCTGAGTCACTTCTACTTCTCCTAAACTCGATCGAAGCACTTTTAAATCTATGGAGATACTTGCTAGAAAATTCTCACATCCTTTACTCATCGTACACTGGGCTTTATACACGGTGATAACATAAGGTAAGTTTGGTTTTGGTGCAGCATAGAAAACAAAGGATTCATCACTTGACAATTCCAACTTGACAGTTCATCGTTTACGATCGACGGTGGCCTTGTGATGGGACAACAAATCCATCTAAAAAATTACATCAAAGTCGGTCATGTCCAGAATAATAAAATCAGCATACATAATACGATTTTTTTATTAGGATCCTACAATTTTTTACCATACTATTGCTCTTCAACTTTTACCCAGGAGATAAAGAAAAACTATATCCCATAATTAATCTTTAAGGAGAAATGCCCAGTTTTGAAATAAAAGTCacagatataaaagaatgtgtaGTTCCAAAGTCTAACAATGCATGAGCAGGTAAGTCGGCAATAATTAATCATGTCTGACCCCGatcatgatttatttatttatttatttattatttcctTTCCCTTCTTCCCTCCCTAGGAATTTTTTTCAACAATAAATTATTTTCCTCTCCTTTTTATCATTTTGGAAGTAAACAGAGCCAAAGCTTTTCATTTTGAggttttcttttaaatatttttgggaTATGGCAAATCTAGAGCCATAGATTTTATTATACATGAAGAAACACACATGAAGGGAACATCAATAATAAGctttatttagataattttatcATGCAGTTGACCAATACAAAACTTCTGGAATTCTAGAATTTTATTGTCGTCCCTTTATTTACTTTAATGGTAATTTTCTTTGTTGGCTggctccttcttctcttctcagaTGTTGAATGTCCTTATAGGAAGGTAATTAACTCGTGGACGCAGCCAGGCACTGCAACCGGACGACTTCTTGCCATTAAAGAGGACCACCTCTGCATGCCACCACATGCACCTTTTAGCATGtgcattaataataattataagagCTAACTTTCCactattttaacaaaaaataattggtatttttttcttcaaataagGTAAATATCCAGTAAATAATTTTTcatcaaatataatattatttgattttatcataaaaattgtaataaaaatacATAAGCCATAAAGGATCTTCTTTTTTTCACAGCATCACTTTGAGTGTAAAATAATCTTATCAGTTTTTTTTTCACAtcactttaaatttaaaataatctctacaaaaaaaaaatctctactaCTAATATTATTAtaagaatttaattaatattagttTGAAATGAATTTCTAATTGTCTATAATTTAGCGTAATAAACTTAATTTAGTGAAGCCTAATGGTACGATCGCAATTCTTACCTTTTCAGGGGGAGGGGACGGCGGGCGGAGGTGGCGCCGGAGGCGGCGTGGCGTTTTCCAGCGGGACTGTGAGTGTCACCTTGGGTGCGCCCTCGAAGAAGGAATAGATCTCGTACCTCATGGTGCAAGTCACCCCGAGGACCCTTCCCCCCTGCCTCCCCTGCAGGAACGACGGCAGCGGGTCGTACAGACCGCGCACGCACTGCCGGCATTGAGACGCCGACAAGCTCGGTAAGCACTGCACCAGCCCGTACACCGTCGGGTTCTCCTCCGTGAATTTGCTCACCACGCCCGTCGCGAACCGCTCGTCCGACCTGGCTGCTGTGTCGAGGGTCGCGTTGAGCAAAAGATTGAGGAGGCGGTCGAAGCGTTGCGGGTTGCTGACGTAGGCGGTGTTGCCCAAGAGGATTTCCGGGTCGTTGCTGGTGGAGCCGAGGAATTGCACGTTGGAGAAGCGGAGGAAGCAGAAGTCATACCAGACGATGGCCGCCCTGTTGAAGGAGCAGATCTGCTGCGCGTCCTTCGTCGCGGTGTTCAAGCACGCGCGGCACTCGGTGGTCTTGACGTCGCCGCGGCAGAGCGCCAGGCCGATCACGAGGTCGGGAATTTGGCCGAAGGTGGTGGTGGCGAACCCGGAGGTGGAGGCTTTGTCGGAGAGGTAGGATAGGACGCGATGGAGGTTGGTTTGGTAGGTGCTGTTAGCGGTGAAGTTGCCGGTGGTGCCGCAGACGTTGTACAACGGTTGGGCAGCGATGAAACTCAGAGAAGAGACGAGGAGGAGGATGTGGCAGGCTGAAGGAGTCATTGTCATTGATAAGTTCTACGTAGGAAGGTGAGGTTTACTCTTCAGTGTATGTATACAAGTATCTGCTACCCACATATATAGGTATTCGGGGTGAATTATCATGATATACTTTTAATCAGTGAATTTCTTAGTAAATTGTATAATTAAATAGTATATAATCATTTTTGCATAATTTTTTATGGAGACAACTAAgaagaagcagagtaacgttactgtggctaTAATGATCAATAGTGCATACCTCCATTGAAATTTGGGGGTCCTTAAATAGGATTCCGGGGAGGCGCGGATACGTTTCCCTAAACATACCTCAGtaaggatgtgtcagaaaagtgcgCCTGACGCTATTTCGTaattgtccgagcatatcccggatgtgacggtggaagcttctaccgtacgATATTCTGTCTGCTCCGACCCCCGACCGTGCTATTTGTCGGCGgaaggtgtctcgaggatgaagctaCCAGCTGTCatttttgtctcctagcgctccTATCTGTTCCCGGGCCGAGCAGAACTACCACTCGACGCTCATGTCCTCCAAGAAGTCATATTCATGTGCTCGACTGGGATTGCGGATTACTGACCTGCAGCTCGGCCGAGCGTCCTGGATGCTCGGCTTAAAGacttttttaccttgagcatcggaaacccgccccatggtcgggttgtcttttgtCCGGTCGCCTGGGAAACCCGAACCAGGTGCCCGGTCGGCCGGAAGTTCGGGGATGGTCCGTCAGTCCGCTCGACACGATCTTggtgttgaccctcttgacctttgacctccacatgtcattgaccttccgccaacgaatGATCCCCCGTTTTTATCACCGGATCAATATCACTTGTTTTTTGGCCAGCGTGGCCACTTTCTAGATGAAAAACAATTGTGTGTTTGACCTGTAATCGTTCTAGAACAAATGAACAAATCAGCGCCAGAAAACAAGGCTTGAAGTGCGCTACTAGTCTGACGACTTTTGATACACCGTAACTTTGGTCGTGCGTATTAATTATAAGAAGGAATACTTCCATGGAATAAACTTAGAAAAA is drawn from Zingiber officinale cultivar Zhangliang chromosome 1B, Zo_v1.1, whole genome shotgun sequence and contains these coding sequences:
- the LOC122045988 gene encoding cysteine-rich repeat secretory protein 38-like, with the translated sequence MTMTPSACHILLLVSSLSFIAAQPLYNVCGTTGNFTANSTYQTNLHRVLSYLSDKASTSGFATTTFGQIPDLVIGLALCRGDVKTTECRACLNTATKDAQQICSFNRAAIVWYDFCFLRFSNVQFLGSTSNDPEILLGNTAYVSNPQRFDRLLNLLLNATLDTAARSDERFATGVVSKFTEENPTVYGLVQCLPSLSASQCRQCVRGLYDPLPSFLQGRQGGRVLGVTCTMRYEIYSFFEGAPKVTLTVPLENATPPPAPPPPAVPSP